The Penicillium psychrofluorescens genome assembly, chromosome: 2 nucleotide sequence CATTCACACGACCCTTAGCCAAGCCCGCCAGGGCGCTGACCTTGCCCGAGCCCTTCTGCTTTCCAGTGCGGACGATTTTGCGGTCCCGCTCCTCGGCAGTCTTCAAGTCGGCCTCAAGGTTCTGCACCTTCACTTCCGCGCCCTGGATCTCCGCCTCCAGACGGACGATATGgtcctcgacctccttctGCTGACGCCCAGCGTCAACCAGGAGttcgttcttctttttcaaagCGGCCGTCATGGActtctggcgctgctcttcttccttccgCCACTTCTTGCCAATCTCCTTGCAGCGGTCCGGGCATTTGGTGCCTCCGACCTGCGCCCACTCATCGCTACCATCACAGCACTGGTCATAGTCGCAGATCCCGTCATTGACCCGTTGGAAGGGGATGTACGATGGCCGATGACCCTTGTTCTTGCAGTAGAACCCCGGAAGCGCGGGTGTAAGCTCTAATTCACTGTTTCCCGGCCGGTCTGCCACGGTCAAGGGCGAGTTGCGGGACAGATGAGAACAGGCCGCGGTGCCGGGCTCGTCACTGCCGTCCGGACAGTCACAGAAATCATCATTGACGGCAGAGAAGGGGATCTTAATCGAGGGGTGCGAGATGCAGGTGAATGTTGTCGTGTCCTGGTAGAATTTGGCAACTTGGGGAGTCAATTAGTATGGATTGGACCAGCATTCAGGCCGTTGTGGTTCAACAACTCACACTCTGGAGCGACACCCCGGGGCCGAGCTACTTTGTCACTGGCAGCGGCAGACCCGGCCACGGCCAGCAGTAAAACCGGGTGGTTCAATCTCATGATTTGCACAAGTGTGGAGGTGCGGAGAGAGCTTCCTCCATTCAGGCCAGCTGGTTCTCTTGTTATCGTGGCTGAGTCAGCTATCTCCCTTTTGGTCGTCAGTGGCAAGTCTGCACTTCTTCTTACACCTCTGCAACTGTCGACCGACCAGCATGGGTAACGATGGTGGCAGGTGAGTCTCCTCTTCATAAAATGCGTCCGATCTCTTGCTGACGTCCGCAGTATTCCCACCCGCCGCGAACTCGTGCGCGAGGCGGCTCGAAACCCGAGCACGGCGCAATTGAAAGAAACCCAGCGCGAACAGCAAGAGCACCACTGGACGACTTGCCCGCTCTCCCATAAAGCGCTCGTCCGACCGATTGTCTCGGACAGTGTCGGCAATCTCTACAACAAGGATGCAGTGCTCCGGTTCCTGCTCCccggcgacgacggcgagggcatAAGCTCCAAGTCCGACTGCGAGGAGATCCTGTGCGGCCGTGTGAAATCGCTGAGGGATGTGGTGGAACTGCACTTTGAGATTGATACCGAACTTTCTGAGCACCCCTCGGACCGTGCCCAGGTGCACCGGCACGAGCGCCGCGAGGGCTGGATCTGTCCGATCACTGCGAAGCCACTGGGTCCGAATGTCAAGTCCGTGTACTTGGTGCCTTGCGGGCATGTTTTTGCCGAGGAGGCGGTTCGGCAGTTGAAGGGTGACAAATGCTTGCAGGTGAGTTTATTTCAAGAACCAATTTTCCCTTTCTGTGATTAACACATGTCTGTCTAGTGCAACGAATCGTACACCGAAGACAACATCATCCCGATTCTGCCCACCAAGGAAACAGACAAGCAGTATCTGATTGCCCGCGGCCAGAAACTCGCCGAACAGGGCCTCACCCATTCCCTCAAGAAAGCCCCCGGCTCgaaaaagcgcaagaagcacgCTGCCACAGAGGCATCGGCTGAGCCAGCCGCAGAGACTATCGGGTCAACAGCACCTAAAGCGACCCCGGCGTCAAACAGCCGAAGCAACACAAGCACCCCAGTCCCCGCCAACGCCTCCAGCAATGGAATCAAGAATGCAGCCACGGCAACGCTCACCGCACGTGTGCtgggagaagagagtgaTAAGAAAAAGCGTCGCAAGATGATGGGCGGGAATGAGAATATTGACAGTCTCTTCAcgaagaaggacaaggacggCGGTGCCAAGAGTGCCGATTTTATGACCAGGGGATTTACCATTCCTGCTTCGGCGCGAAGGTAGATGTTTTGTTTCGCTTTGAATCCAATTGTCTTGCATTGCTGGGTCTGAAGGAGTTTGGTTTTGAAGGTATTGGAACCGGCGTCTCGGGGATGACCGGTCATTAGTCCTGGTATATGATCTTTAAGAAAAAATGTACATTCTTGAAATTAAAGAAACAGTTCAATCAGGGTTCCTAGTATACACAAACAAGGTGTTTTATCACAAATGACACATGCGTCGCAGACGAAATAAATTGGTAAAGCGACACTCCTCTGTCCACCTCCCAAGCAACATCACTCAGCATCTTCACGCTAATTCAGAATGCAGCATTCACCCCAACGTCTACTGGGACGTCGGCCGCTTCCATGGGGGAACGATGGTGTCGGGAACCTGGTACAGGCCAGTCTTGTAGAGCTCCGCCATGTAGAGCTTCTTGCGGCCGAAATCCTCATCCCGGTCCGACCTCTTCTCCTTGCGAGGCTTGAACCTGATATTTGACGGGAGGGCAACGTCGTCGAACCATTGCTTCTTCTTAGCTTTGGGGGAGCGGGACTCAGCCCACTTTTGGAGGTGTTCGATGGTGTGCCCGACGGTAGTCAGGGTGTTGATGTTCTTGTCCGAGAAGCGATAGCCAGTCAGTTGAGCCAATCTCTTGAAGAACTGTTGGATGGACGTTTGTTAGCATGAATGGAGAAAAAAAGGGAATGGAGAAGACCAACGATAAACTTCACGCTCGGGTCACTCAAGGACAAATTGGAGAGCACCGACGACTCCTTTGGCAGTCCAACGTGGTCAGTGGAAGAATCGGTCTCCACATTTGGCTCCTGTTCGCCGCCGATCTGCTTgaaaacaaagaagagcACGTCCTGGATATGCTTGCTGCGGAATTTCAAGGCCGTCTCCCAGTTTCCATCCGCAGATGGCTGAAGAACACACGAATTGAGATAGGCTTGGATCTTGCGGTCGTGCACATCAACATTGCAGATGTTGGCGATTTgtcccttcttcttgagcaTGTGCATAATGCAGATCTCCGTAGCGACCTGACGGACTTGTTGCGCGATTGTATCGGGGGTGACGTTCACGGGTCTCGCTGCGAATCTGTAGGAATTCGCAAACATGATGTTAGCAAAGCACATAGGACCTAAAGGAGAAATCAAACGTACGGCTGCACCTCATCCGCCTCCGTGGGATTCTGCTGCCTCCAGGCGTTTTTCTCCAGATAGCCCAGGCGCTTCAGACCCTGCCAAGTGTCCGCCTGTTCATACTCGTCGCTAGGAAGAagatctttctcttcaaCCTCGTCGGGAACTTCAAGTTTTGTCTCGCCTTCCTTGATGTcggtctggctggccggcGCGTCCGCTATCTGCTCCCCCCTCTCGCGCCACGCTTTCGCAATTTGGCCCTCGCCACCGTAAGGATCCTTGGCGCCTGGAGGGTTCTCAGTACCCCAGATCTTTTTCCGAGCTTTCTCGGCGAAAGAGTTATCCGAGGCGTAGCGTCGGAATGGACGGGTGAGCGGCGCAATGCCTCGCGGTGAAACCTCCTGTCTGCAGGTGGAGCAGACATAGAGCGATTTGGAGGTCAGAGCCTCCCGGCTGAGGAGCCGCATTGAAGACTGCATGGTTGGGCGGAGGGCAGCGTTGGGAAGATTCGCGATGGATCAATTtggcagaagaaacaaatcTTAGGAGATGGTCACGTGCTTGCTGACTAAACTCCTTCGGTTGGCATTGGATTcgggggaggaagaaagtCGGCTACTTCTCTTCTCAGGCTGTAAGAGATGTCGACTGCATTAACTTTGGTTCAATACGCTGGAGTGGTAGTTTAATATGGCCCGAAGCGGAAGGTAAAGCATGCGTCAACACATAATCAGTTGAACAAAACAAAAATCAACTGCTTCGATATATTTACACACAGAGAGATCAAAATGATTGGTTCCCACATTCAACATCAGGGATAATTTAAGCCAGTAATATATGCCTGATGCTGCCTTCGATTTCGTGGGATTGTCAAACTAAATCCACACACTTAGGGCTGCACAGGAGTCTGCGCAACCGACAGGAATGCATCACCCGCTCCGAAGTAAAGCAGCCACTTGCCCTTGAACTGCACTAGTCCCTCGCTGAACACAACATTATCCACCTGTCCAGTGATTTCTGTGGCTGTCGTCGGCTGCAAGATTGGGGTCTCCAGGCGCGCAACGGGAGGTCCCAGAGGGGAGTTGGCCGGATCAATGAGCATTTGTCCGGTGCTGTACTGGCCACTAGCATAACCGCCAACACCACCAGTGGCCACACCGTTGTAGACCTTCAGCCACATGCCATCTCTAGTCTTGATcggaggtggcccactcTCAGTCAGGGCCTGCTCCCACACATTCAACAGTGGAGCAAAAGGCTGGCCGGAGCCCGAGACCTCCCAATGGATCAAGTCCGTCGAGTTCGCAGTGTATAGATAAGTGTCTCCGAATTGCATATAGTAGTATCCATCAGGCTGGCGCTCATCGATGATAGCACCGCTCTTGGTCCAGCCGGTGGGGTTGGGAGCGAAGTAGGTGACGGGACTGCGCCAATTGTAGACGGTCTCCGTGAAGTTGGGCAAGATGGGGCCGAATTTCTTCCAGTGGACCAGATCGGTCGAGGTCGCAAGACAGAGACGGGCGGTTGTGCCGTCGTAGGCCGTGTAGGTTAGATAGAACGTTCCGTCGATACGCACGACGCGCGGATCCTCACATCCGCCTGTTTTTTCGTATGACTCCGTAGGGTAAACGATTGGCTGATCGTACCGGGTGAAGTTGTATCCATCACTTGACCAGGCGAGGCCAATGCTCGAAGTCTTCTGTTTATCCTGAGCCCGATAGAGCAGGAAGACCATGTCATCGAGAACTATGGCGCTCGGGTTGTAGAGGTATGAAGACTCCCATGAGTGGTCGGGATCAGGTCTCATGATGGGGTTGTTCGCATATTGCTTGAAACCGAGCAATGGGAAGTACGGGGCCGTGTAATTGGCCTCATTCTGTTGCGACTTGGGCGTGATTTTGGGAGGCGTGTTGGCTGAGGCCGCAAGGGCGCTGCCAGCCCCGAGCCCTAACATGAGGAGACACTGCAGTGAAGCCTTCATTATGATCAGAAAGCCAGACAATCAAAGAGCAAAATATATGGTAAGTGATGATGGTGTAAAAGTTGCTTCTCTCCCAGGATCCCCGACAATGAGGCAACGGCTCCTTTATAGAAATGCGGAGATTAGCCATAgctgatttttttttttcggaGCAACTCCAGAGCCTGGGGAATCATCCGACATAGTGCCGAAAAAGCATCAAGCGCGGGGTCGGAGATTAACCTAAGCTCCTCATGAAGCCCTGATACTGTTGATCCTTGCTGGCTTTATCTTTAGCGTGCTCGGCCCTCGCAATTTAGTGTCGGAAAAAACGTCGGCGATGAGTGGAGTATCTGATAGCAATAAAGGCAAGAAATGATATTTAATCAGTAACCTAATGCAACCTCTACAAAAGACGAGGATGTCCGACTCTTTAGATTTTACGGTGAGTGAGAATAGATTACTACAAACGCCTTTACACCTTCACTTCCATTGACCATGTCTGTTGCGACCACTGTGACCCTCTCcggatggagatggcgacAACACGGCAAAGTCGACGAAAAATGGCACCAG carries:
- a CDS encoding uncharacterized protein (ID:PFLUO_002725-T1.cds;~source:funannotate) — encoded protein: MQSSMRLLSREALTSKSLYVCSTCRQEVSPRGIAPLTRPFRRYASDNSFAEKARKKIWGTENPPGAKDPYGGEGQIAKAWRERGEQIADAPASQTDIKEGETKLEVPDEVEEKDLLPSDEYEQADTWQGLKRLGYLEKNAWRQQNPTEADEVQPFAARPVNVTPDTIAQQVRQVATEICIMHMLKKKGQIANICNVDVHDRKIQAYLNSCVLQPSADGNWETALKFRSKHIQDVLFFVFKQIGGEQEPNVETDSSTDHVGLPKESSVLSNLSLSDPSVKFIFFKRLAQLTGYRFSDKNINTLTTVGHTIEHLQKWAESRSPKAKKKQWFDDVALPSNIRFKPRKEKRSDRDEDFGRKKLYMAELYKTGLYQVPDTIVPPWKRPTSQ
- a CDS encoding uncharacterized protein (ID:PFLUO_002726-T1.cds;~source:funannotate), producing MKASLQCLLMLGLGAGSALAASANTPPKITPKSQQNEANYTAPYFPLLGFKQYANNPIMRPDPDHSWESSYLYNPSAIVLDDMVFLLYRAQDKQKTSSIGLAWSSDGYNFTRYDQPIVYPTESYEKTGGCEDPRVVRIDGTFYLTYTAYDGTTARLCLATSTDLVHWKKFGPILPNFTETVYNWRSPVTYFAPNPTGWTKSGAIIDERQPDGYYYMQFGDTYLYTANSTDLIHWEVSGSGQPFAPLLNVWEQALTESGPPPIKTRDGMWLKVYNGVATGGVGGYASGQYSTGQMLIDPANSPLGPPVARLETPILQPTTATEITGQVDNVVFSEGLVQFKGKWLLYFGAGDAFLSVAQTPVQP
- a CDS encoding uncharacterized protein (ID:PFLUO_002724-T1.cds;~source:funannotate), with translation MGNDGGSIPTRRELVREAARNPSTAQLKETQREQQEHHWTTCPLSHKALVRPIVSDSVGNLYNKDAVLRFLLPGDDGEGISSKSDCEEILCGRVKSLRDVVELHFEIDTELSEHPSDRAQVHRHERREGWICPITAKPLGPNVKSVYLVPCGHVFAEEAVRQLKGDKCLQCNESYTEDNIIPILPTKETDKQYLIARGQKLAEQGLTHSLKKAPGSKKRKKHAATEASAEPAAETIGSTAPKATPASNSRSNTSTPVPANASSNGIKNAATATLTARVLGEESDKKKRRKMMGGNENIDSLFTKKDKDGGAKSADFMTRGFTIPASARR